From the genome of Delphinus delphis chromosome 8, mDelDel1.2, whole genome shotgun sequence, one region includes:
- the SLC22A8 gene encoding organic anion transporter 3: protein MTFAELVDRVASKGPFQFLHTVLLGLPILSMANHNLLQIFTAATPAHHCRPPPNASAGPWVRPMGLNEKPEPCLRFVYPPNASLPNDTQGATEPCLDGWTYDVSTRDSIVTEWDLVCSSNKLKEMAQSIFMAGILIGGLVLGDLSDRFGRKPILTCSYLLLAASGSGAAFSPTLPIYTVFRFLCGCGISGITLSTTILSVEWVSTRMRAIKSISLGYFYTSGQFILPGLAYAIPQWRWLQLTVSIPFFAFFLLSWWLPESIRWMILSGRSSKALKTFRQVAAFNGKKEEGEALSLEEIKLNLQKEITLAKAKHSIADLFRTPILRRVTFCLSLAWFSTGFAYYSLAMGVEEFGVNLYVLQLIFGGVDVPAKFITMVSISYLGRHTTEAVVLLLAGGCILSLIFVPSDLLTLRTVLAVFGKGCLSSSFSCLFLYTSELYPTVIRQTGMGINNLWTRVGSMTAPLVKITGELKPFIPNVIFGTIALLGGSAALFLPETLNRPLPETVEDLENWSLQAKEPKQEPEAENASQRIPLQPCELGLGPN, encoded by the exons ATGACCTTCGCCGAGCTCGTTGACCGCGTGGCCAGCAAAGGGCCCTTCCAGTTCCTGCACACAGTCCTGCTCGGCCTCCCGATCCTGAGCATGGCCAACCACAACCTGCTGCAGATCTTCACGGCGGCCACCCCCGCCCACCACTGTCGCCCGCCACCCAACGCCTCCGCGGGGCCCTGGGTGCGCCCCATGGGCCTGAATGAGAAGCCTGAGCCGTGCCTCCGTTTTGTGTATCCACCCAACGCCAGCCTGCCCAATGACACCCAGGGGGCCACCGAGCCCTGCCTGGATGGCTGGACCTACGACGTCAGCACCAGGGACTCCATTGTGACTGAG TGGGACCTGGTGTGCAGCtccaacaaactgaaggagatgGCCCAGTCTATCTTCATGGCGGGCATACTGATTGGGGGGCTCGTGCTGGGAGACCTGTCTGACAG ATTTGGCCGCAAGCCCATCCTGACCTGCAGCTACCTGCTGCTGGCAGCCAGCGGCTCAGGCGCAGCCttcagccccaccctccccatctaCACAGTCTTCCGCTTCCTGTGCGGCTGCGGCATCTCAGGCATCACCCTGAGCACCACGATCTTGA GTGTCGAGTGGGTGTCCACCCGGATGCGGGCCATCAAGTCGATTTCACTCGGTTACTTCTACACCAGTGGCCAGTTCATTCTGCCTGGCCTGGCCTACGCCATCCCCCAGTGGCGCTGGCTCCAGTTAACCGTGTCCATTCCCTTCTTCGCCTTCTTCCTGTTGTCCTG GTGGCTGCCAGAGTCCATACGCTGGATGATCCTGTCTGGAAGGTCCTCCAAGGCCCTGAAGACATTCCGGCAGGTGGCGGCCTTCAATggcaagaaggaggaaggagaagcacTCAGCCTGGAG GAGATCAAACTCAACCTGCAGAAGGAGATCACCTTGGCCAAGGCCAAACACAGCATAGCTGACCTGTTCCGGACACCCATCCTGCGCCGTGTGACCTTCTGTCTTTCCCTGGCCTG GTTTTCCACCGGTTTCGCCTACTATAGTTTGGCTATGGGTGTGGAGGAATTTGGCGTCAACCTCTATGTTCTCCAGCTCATCTTTGGTGGGGTCGATGTCCCAGCCAAGTTCATCACTATGGTCTCCATAAGCTATCTGGGCCGGCACACCACGGAGGCCGTCGTTCTGCTCCTGGCAGGAGGATGCATCCTGTCTCTCATCTTTGTGCCTTCGG ACTTGTTGACCCTGAGGACAGTACTGGCTGTGTTTGGGAAGGGATGCTTGTCCAGCTCCTTCAGCTGCCTCTTCCTCTACACGAGCGAGCTATACCCCACTGTCATCAG GCAAACAGGTATGGGCATAAATAACCTGTGGACCCGCGTGGGAAGCATGACGGCCCCACTGGTGAAAATCACCGGGGAGCTGAAGCCCTTCATCCCCAATGTCATCTTTGGGACCATCGCCCTCCTGGGAGGCAGTGCAGCCCTCTTCCTGCCTGAGACGCTCAATCGGCCCTTGCCAGAGACTGTTGAAGACTTAGAAAACTG GTCCCTGCAGGCAAAGGAGCCAAAGCAGGAGCCAGAAGCGGAAAACGCATCCCAGAGGATCCCTCTGCAGCCTTGTGAACTGGGCCTGGGCCCCAACTGA